A region of Granulibacter bethesdensis DNA encodes the following proteins:
- the fhuF gene encoding siderophore-iron reductase FhuF, with product MRKDEDIAAWCEARMASPADFSPADGVDVSLLTRRETLAPGIERFAKTLPAGADPRAIGSLWSKAYTRAVLPSLFILAIRDGRNALDPAQAVPPGLVLLKDRPDQLALDAALPPRQTPEQIMTIALGQHMQSVFTALRDCTGLSPRVAWSNAGNMADFLFRRMAETPSLADQAAQYEALIMEPRQTPWFPRQNWLHAPLRTVSVILDGEAVPLRQRRICCLRDRVPGMTLCSTCPRLSEAERRALVGQRHRH from the coding sequence ATGCGTAAAGACGAAGACATAGCGGCATGGTGCGAGGCACGTATGGCCTCTCCTGCCGATTTTTCTCCGGCTGATGGCGTGGACGTCTCCCTGCTGACACGGCGGGAGACACTGGCCCCCGGTATAGAGCGATTCGCCAAAACCCTGCCTGCAGGCGCCGATCCACGCGCCATCGGGTCACTCTGGAGCAAGGCCTACACGCGGGCCGTGCTACCATCGCTGTTTATTCTGGCCATTCGGGACGGGCGCAACGCGCTTGATCCCGCACAGGCCGTGCCGCCCGGACTGGTTCTGCTCAAGGATCGCCCGGATCAACTGGCACTGGATGCAGCCCTCCCGCCACGCCAAACGCCTGAGCAGATCATGACCATCGCGCTGGGGCAGCATATGCAAAGCGTGTTCACCGCGTTGCGGGACTGCACTGGCCTTTCCCCGCGCGTGGCATGGTCCAATGCGGGCAACATGGCTGATTTCCTGTTCCGCCGCATGGCCGAAACGCCATCATTGGCCGATCAGGCCGCGCAGTATGAGGCCCTGATCATGGAGCCACGCCAGACCCCGTGGTTTCCACGCCAGAACTGGCTGCATGCACCATTGCGAACCGTCTCTGTCATACTGGACGGAGAAGCGGTTCCGCTGCGTCAGCGGCGGATCTGCTGCCTGCGGGACAGGGTGCCGGGCATGACGCTTTGCTCCACCTGCCCCAGATTATCGGAGGCAGAGCGCCGCGCGCTGGTCGGTCAACGGCACCGCCACTGA